agtgatagtttccgtaggagtgacaccggctacccagaacacgttcatagccgtgagccataaggtggttctcgtttgccaacgcttgaaaaaggtaccggtaaacttatccggtttcagtgcagcagcaaaaccattactcgaaaaattcctacagacattaggtttttggattgttaagtaaataggcaattttccgagtagattaatccacaaaataataactagcatggcattgactagactaatgacatactgatcttgagctaacctagcacatactacgcatatagtggatacatctatgcaaacaagtagtactgctagaataaatacgaacaagaggataaacgagtcataccctccaatcggccagttggccgtagcagcagcagcggcggcggaggcagtatcctctgccgtcttcttctcggcttcctcgcggagacgatcagcttcgcttggtgaagacatggcgatgacgagggcgacgcggacgtagacgaagcagacggacggaggcgagcagtcgcgtgatcgctccccaaaaacctaatcgcccctctcccgtacaggaaccggagaggcgaggtttcggaggcctgctctcccgtcgaccgtgtacgcggtaaacggggcgGAGTcgtcggcggcagcagcagttcaaggaacgaacgcgtgaggcagatgtgatctgatttcgtgacggctagggtaggcgatcgcgtgcttataaaggcggctgggtggagagtccgagtcggtaacgatcacgatccgacgtctcggatcgtttccttgtccgttacgtattctccattcctgaccggcaaaaataagcgcgtaggtatgagctcggctcattcccgcaacccgcggcgcggcgcgtcgtgacgaggcgtggcgtggcgaggcgggcggcggaggaggagtgcgcgagggcaccttctcttctcactctccaatagcatgtggaagagagacccttataaaggggtccaaactctcctccactagcggggtgggactaaactcccaccaccttgccatgccaccacctacatgggccctttagattttctgaaattctctagtgggcctaaggcccacctccaaatttcaacagtgCACGCGCTTGGTGGCGGGGTCATAAGCGCGATCTGCCTTCCCGCCCGGTTCATACCCGATGAACACCATCAGTTTGCTCCTGTCCGCCAGCTTCTGCAGGTGTGGGCCCGTGTCCTTGACATGAGCCACGCACCCGAAGACGCGCAGGAAGTGCACGTTGGGCTTGCGACCATGCCACGCTTCATGTGGTGTCTTCCCGATCAGGCTCCTTGTGTATGATCTGTTCATCAAGAAGACAGCAGAGGTGCCTGAGGTGCAGCCAGGCTCAGCTCCGGCCCTGCTGCGTTGCCCTCGTCGAGGGTGCAGGCCTGGACCATTAGGCTGCTCATAATGGGGAGTAACTAGGAGTAGTAACATAATGttgttactactctatgttactacctccatagtggggagtaacatacaTGTGGTGTCATGCAAACTAGCATTTATTAGGTTATAGACACATAATGCATTGAAATATGTGATGTGATGGTAACTAGCTATGTTACTACCACCATCTCTCTCCGCATTAATTACTTGCCACGTCAGATTTTTTACCTACGTGACGTTGATGTTACTACTTAGTTACTTCCCACTATGGCTAGTCTTAGCAGCCCCAGCTCCTCCTCGTCAGCCCAGCGACGGGAGGGGCTTGGGGTTTATTCCAACATTAATCAATTGGCATGAAGAGACGATAGCTTGTTTGTGTTGGCATTATCAGTTATCTCGCTTGCAAGCGTTTGAGGCGAGCTAAAGTCTTATGTCCCGTGTTGTGTCTGGTCGAGATTGCAACTTCTAAGAGCAAGCCTAATAAGTCCTAATCAGCAGGCTATAGTGTCTGCCATGTCATCAAAATCTTACGTggtagagagagaagggaggagagAGATTGAAGCGGGCGCTTCCTGTGTAGCCCGGCTGCAGCACTGCACACGAGAAAAAAGTTTGCATGCAGCCTCGGTTGACTCCTTCCTTCCAATCATCTCTCCAttcacatgcatgcattaattgctTTGAATAATTAATAGCTCATCTACAGTCAGCTTACTATACAAGCAGGTTTTTTTACAAACTTTAAGTGACATGGCACTTCTTATAGCCAGCAGCAAGCTttgctattaaccatgctctaatctCTGCTTAAGCTTGTCTCTTTTTTGTTTTGGTGTGTGCGTGCATGTGGTTCCTACTATTAGATATAAATTTGTACGTCGAAAAGATAGCAATGCTGCGGTGATGCTATTATGAGTTGAATTTATACCACATGATCAACACACACAGTTGTCAGGATCTCGTATCTCTTGGAGAATATAAGATTGCACCCCTTGTTTTGTGTAGAATTTGTTGTCTGTGGCTCAGGATGCATAAAGTTTGTCTTCTGTTTCTACATGAGTTATTTTGCTGGAATTATATCCAGAAGGTTCTAATTGTACCCTGTCCAGCTCTAATTAATCCCTTAACTGTGAAGCTGCTGCATGTGTTGATGCAGAGAAACAAAACTGAATGCCTTTTGCAAcaagaaaaaagaggaagaaagaaaactgaatgcCTTTTGCAACCAGaaaaatgaggaagaaagaaaACCAAATGCCTTTTGCAgcaagaaaaaaaatgaagaaagaaaaCCAGACGTCTTTTCCAACAACAAAAAAAGATGAAAGAAAACTGAATGCGTGCAAAATAACATGTGTTTCTGCCCTTCCTAGCATATGTTTCTGCTTTCTTTAGGTGAATCCATAATAACATGTGCAATCTAGCGCCACCATCATTTCTTGGTTTCACATGGAGGTGAAGGATTAAGAAATCGTCAGGAGTGATTTCTTCAAAGAATATTTTGCAATAATATTTAACCTGAAGGTTAAATTCCATGCACGAAATCGTCAGGAGTGATTTCTTGGTTTCACATGAAGGTCAAGCTATAATTTGCCATGTTTATCCGCAAGACTTCTGAAGCATCTTGCAGTTTATCTAGCGCCCCCATCATTTCTTGGTTTCTCATGGACAGGAATATACGAATCGTGAGGCATGATTTCTTTAGAGAATCAGCTTCCGGCAGCTTGACAGGAATATGATTGGTGTGATCAACATAACATAAGGTGAGTGCCTGAAATTGAGTGACATGTTTGTTTCAGTTAGCAAAGAACAAGGGGAGTTTTCAGATGATAGAAGAGAGAATTTCATACAAATGGAACTTATTTAGTACGTAGTAGCAAGCAAATGTTCAGAAGCAGAAGCAGGTGCGAAGCATTCACAAGACCAATTGCAGAAGGAGTGCATCTTTAGTAGTACTATTTCCCACAGAAATCAGAGATACAACGGCGTCTTTCCTCGACGGATCTGAGTATCTGACTAGTAAGTCATCATGTCCATGAGAAATGGAACAGAGCAACATTGACTATGTCTACTCCTTGGTGGCTGCGGCCTTCTTCTTGGGGGACTTGGTGGCTGCGGCCTTCTTCTTGGGCGACTTGGTGGCCTCCttctcggcggcggcgggggacttCTTGGGGAGCAGCACGGAGTTGATGTTGGGGATGACGCCGCCGTGGGCGATGGTGACGCCGGCGAGCAGCCTGCCGAGCTCCTGGTCGTTGCGGACGGCGAGCAGCAGGTGTCGCGGGATGATGCGCGTCTTCTTGTTGTCCTTGGCCGCGTTGCCGGCGAGCTCCAGCAGCTGCGATTCATCAAACCAAGAACGGAATCAGGCATCTGCCCCGCACAAGAAGAACAGGGCTGAACGGAGGCTGGAGGACAGCGAGAAGGTCTGCGGTTACCTCGGCGGCGAGGTACTCGAGGACGGCGGCTAGGTAGACGGGGGCGCCGGAGCCGACGCGCTGCGCGTAGCGGCCCTTCTTGAGGTAGCGCCCGATGCGGCCGACGGGGAACTGGAGCCCGGCCTTCACGGACCGGGCCACCGCCTTCTTCCTCTCGCCGCCCTTCCTTCCGGCCATTGCTGCTTCTCCGGCGACGAGGAGTCTCGAGGTGTGGTGCTGGATCCTGGATTGGAATGCTCTGAGCTTGGTGGCTTTTATTGGAGGCGGGGACAAAGCGGGTGGGGGGAGCGATCCGCGTGACGTCGTGCGCTTCGCCGTTGGATCTGAGGGGAGATTCGCGGGCAGGGGGTGATCCGTGGGAGGTCCAGATGGACCAATCAGAGAGCACAGATTTGCCACAGGGTACTCGAAATTGAAATTGAGTTttcttccctaataataaagcgcggagcgctTCTGCCGTCCGTCGTGGCAATTTTACAAAAAATCCCCTCTGTTTATTAGTATTCAACCAGCGGTCCTTGGTAAGTGAAGAAGAAAAACGTTTCAGTTTTATTAACAAAACACCCCCAGCTCACCTTATCCACCCCGTCCTCCACCGCCCCACGCCCGATCGAGCGACCACGCCTCCCACCGCCATCTGGATCTGGCGCCTCCCCGCCCCTCGCCCGCATCCTCCGCCATGCCGTCCTACACGCACCCCGACCCGCCTCCTCTCCGCCGCGCCCTTCTCCCTGTGTCGTTCAAATCCTCTGCGCGCGGTTCGCCGACGTCGAGGCGCAGGCCGCCGCGCTCCGGGCATGCGCCAGCCGACTCAAGCGCCCATCGTCGACCACGAAGGGCTTCTCAACATGCTCCTCGCCGCCACGGGCAAcgaccaggaggaggaggagcgccgccACCCTCCTGTCCCAAGTGCCCCCACCGCTGACGACACTCGACGATGCAACCGTTGCCGGCTCACCCATACCTGTTACCAACGCGCCGCCGGGACTACTCCCCACTGCCTCCACCTGGGCAATGGTTTCCCCAACCCTGATGGCTTCGTCATCCCGgtgcactgttggaaatatgccctagaggcaataataaattagttattattatatttcttagttcatgataatcatttattatccatgctataattgtattgattggaaacacagtgcatgtgtggatacatagacaaaacactgtccctagtaagcctctagttgactagctcgttgatcaaagatggtcaaggtttcctgaccaaaggcaagtgttgtcacttgataacgtgatcacatcattaggagaatcatgtgatggactagacccaaactaatagacgtagcatgttgatcgtgtcattttgttgctactgttttttgcgtgtcaagtatttgttcctatgaccatgagatcatataactcactgacaccggaggaatgctttgtgtgtatcaaacgtcgcaacgtaactgggtgactataaagatgctctacaggtatctccgaaggtgttcgttgagttagtatgtatcgagactgggatttgtcactccgtgtgacggagaggtatctcagggcccactcggtaatacaacatcacacacaagccttgcaagcaatgtgacttagtgtaagttgcgggatcttgtattacggaacgagtaaagagacttgccggtaaacgagattgaaataggtatacggatactgacgatcgaatctcgggcaagtaacataccgaaggacaaagggaatgacatacgggattatatgaatccctcgcactgaggttcaaacgataagatcttcgtagaatatgtatgatccaatatgggcatccaggtcccgctattggatattgaccgaggagtctctcgggtcatgtctacatagttctcgaacccgcagggtctgcacacttaaggttcgacgttgttttatgcgtatttgagttatatggttggttaccgaatgttgttcggagtcccggatgagatcacggacgtcacgagggtttccagaatggtccgaaaacgaagattgatatataggatgacctcatttggttaccggaaggttttcgtgcattaccggaaaagtttcgggctcatcggtagtgtattgggagtgccgggaggggtgccggggaccatcaggaggggtgtcacgccccaaggggtctcatgggctatgggaagagataaaccagcccctagtgggctggaataagttcccactaaggcccataaggtttgagaaggaaaaacacacaaggtggaaagagtttccaagtgggaaggtggaatcctactccaagtacgatttgagtaggactcctccacctccaatttcggccaaaactttaggttttgaggctgcctcctcccctccctccctcctatatatagtggggttttagggctgatttgagacaacttttccaaggcagcccgaccacatacctccacggttttacctctagatcgcgtttctgcggagctcgggcggagccctgctgagattagatcaccaccaacctccgaagcgtcgtcacgctgccggagaactcatctacctctccgtctctcctgctggatcaagaaggccgagatcatcgtcgagctgtacgtgtgctgaacgcggaggtgccgtccgttcggcactagatcgtgggacggatcgccggacggttcgtgggacggttcgcggggcggatcgagggacgtgaggatgttccactacatcaaccgcgtttcttaacgcttctgctgtgcgatctacaagggtacgtagatcggaaattccctctcgtagatggacatcaccatgataggtcttcgtgcgcgtaggaaaatttttgtttcccatgcgacgttccccaacagtggcatcatgagctaggttcatgcgtagatgtattctcgagtaaaacacaaaagtttttgtgggcattgatgtgcgttttgctgccctccttagtcttttcttgattccgcggtattgttggatcgaagcggctcggaccgacattactcgtacgcttacgagagactggtttcatcgctacgagtaactccgttgctcaaagatgaccgacgagtgtcggtttctccaactttagttgaatcggatttgaccgaggaggtccttggatgaggttaaatagcaattcatatatctccgttgtggtgtttgcgtaagtaagatgcgatcctagtagatacccatggtcaccacgtaaacacatgcaacatcaattagaggacgtctaacttgtttttgcagggtatgcttgtgatgtgatatggccaacgatgtgatgtgatatattggatgtatgagatgatcatgttgtaatagttaatatcgacttgcacgtcgatggtacgacaaccggcaggagccatagggttgtctttaaactaacgtttgtgcttgctgatgcgtttactatattgctaggacgtagctttagtagtaatagcatgattagcacgacaaccccgatggcgacacgttgatggagatcatgatgatggagattatggtgtgacgccggtgacaagaagatcgtgccggtgctttggtgatggagatcaagaagcacatgatgatggccatgtcatgtcacttatgaattgcatgtgatgttaatcctttatgcaccttatcttgcttagaacgacggtagcattatgaggtgatctctcactaaaatttcaagacgaaactgtgttctccccgactatgcaccgttgcgacagttcttcgtttcgagacaccacgtgatgatcgggtgtgatagactcaacgttcacatacaacgggtgcaaaacagttgcacacgcggaacactcgggttaagcttgacgagcctagcatgtgcagacatggcctcggaacacatgagaccgaaaggtcgagcatgaatcatatagttgatatgattagcatagagatgcttaccactaaaactattctcgactcacgtgatgatcggacttgagatagtggatttggatcatgtaccactcaaatgactagagagatgtactttttgagtgggagttcttaagtaatatgattaattgaactaattgtcatgaacatagtctaatggtctttgcgaattacgatgtagcttgcgctatagctctactatttttatatgttcctagagaaaatttagttgaaagttgatagtagcaaactttgtagactgagtctgtaaaaccaaggattgtcctcgttgctgcgcagaaggcttatgtccttaatacaccactcagtgtgctgcacctcgagcgtcgtctgtagatgttgtgaacatccgacatacacgtttctgatgactacacgatagttcagtacaaaatacttaatggcttagaagcaaggcaccgaagacgttttgaaacgtcacgaaacatgagagatgttctaaagagatgaaattgtgatttcatgcttgtgcccttgttaagaggtatgagacctccgacaagattctttgtccacgaagtaaaggagaaaagctcaatcgttgagcgtgtgctcggattatctgagtacgacaatcgcttgaatctagtgggagttaatcttctagatgatatggtgatggttctccaaagtcactgccaccaagctgtgagagcttcgttatgaactataacatatcaaggatagatacaatgatccttgagagattcgtgatgtatgacactgcgaaagtagaaatcaagaaggagcatcaatggttgatggttagtaaaaccactaagtttcatgaaaggcaagggctagaagggatacttcgtgaaacagcaaaacaattgttgcactaatgaagagacccaagtctaaacccaaacccgagactaagtgcttctgttatgaggggaacggtcactgaggcggagcaactctagatacttggtagataagaaggctggcaaaagtcgaaagaagtatatttgatatacatgatgttgatgtgtactttactagtactcctagtagcacgagggtattggatatcggttcggctgctaagtgattagtaacacgaaatgaaagctacggcataaatggagactagctaaaggcgaggtgacgatacgtgttggaagtgtttccaaggatgatatgatcaaacgtcgcacactccctctaccatcgggattggtgttaaacctaaataattgttatttggtgct
This genomic stretch from Hordeum vulgare subsp. vulgare chromosome 6H, MorexV3_pseudomolecules_assembly, whole genome shotgun sequence harbors:
- the LOC123401672 gene encoding protein H2A.6-like; amino-acid sequence: MAGRKGGERKKAVARSVKAGLQFPVGRIGRYLKKGRYAQRVGSGAPVYLAAVLEYLAAELLELAGNAAKDNKKTRIIPRHLLLAVRNDQELGRLLAGVTIAHGGVIPNINSVLLPKKSPAAAEKEATKSPKKKAAATKSPKKKAAATKE